The Drosophila teissieri strain GT53w chromosome X, Prin_Dtei_1.1, whole genome shotgun sequence genome has a segment encoding these proteins:
- the LOC122624854 gene encoding uncharacterized protein LOC122624854 yields MTALLEIFVKGKAKNVAVDVAFPVTSEEDLVALDQSISSGSQERYMEAITKISKSNNLSKAIKGVLSETLLCAYNIDGLNGKKSLKAFPKFFSVLIDSISTLEGQQPGEKALAHALACVKNNANKTRENAIVEFPDY; encoded by the exons ATGACGGCCTTGTTGGAGATTTTCGTAAAGGGGAAGGCGAagaatgtggctgtggatgtggcgtTCCCAGTCACATCGGAGGAAGACCTGGTGGCTTTAGACCAGAGCATAAGCTCAGGGTCCCAAGAACGCTAC atggaagcaataacaaaaatttcaaaaagcaacaatttgTCAAAGGCAATAAAGGGCGTATTGTCAGAAACGCTGTTGTGCGCCTACAACATAGACGGCCTAAACGggaaaaagtcattaaaagcatttcccaAATTCTTTTCCGTTCTGATtg ATAGCATAAGCACATTAGAaggccagcagccaggagagAAGGCCTTGGCCCACGCACTGGCATGtgttaaaaataatgcaaacaaaacaagagagaacgctatagtcgagttccccgactat